The following proteins come from a genomic window of Ailuropoda melanoleuca isolate Jingjing chromosome 2, ASM200744v2, whole genome shotgun sequence:
- the LOC105237058 gene encoding serine protease 58 isoform X1, which yields MEITDMNHLFLIFTILTVTVVTTINVKPTPIQVKLAQQFNQMDIKTVPTFLVFLNSEYEPCLGTLIHKQWVLTAAHCFLPFLEINIATSKESFQSKIGHLRPMLTVQHPDFTRDSADHDLMLIKLSHPQKLNNQVKLVVLPNTTDDRRGEKCTVSGWGWEWTNSDPEPDIQINQTVFWFSNDDCQESPVRQIPVKITENMFCAGSSLENIHTCKELAAAPILCQNQLHGILSWSAGCILRGDIGYYTRVSHYTDWIRKVIHSN from the exons ATGGAGATCACAGACATGAACCACCTCTTTCTAATCTTCACCATTCTGACGGTGACTG TAGTAACAACAATAAATGTAAAACCGACACCAATACAAGTAAAATTAGCCCAGCAGTTCAATCAGATGGACATCAAAACTGTACCCACCTTTTTGGTTTTCCTGAACTCAGAATATGAGCCTTGTTTGGGGACCCTGATCCACAAACAGTGGGTTCTCACTGCAGCCCACTGCTTCTTGCC ATTTCTTGAGATAAACATTGCTACTTCAAAAGAGAGTTTCCAAAGCAAGATTGGACACTTAAGACCCATGCTTACTGTCCAACACCCAGATTTTACCCGGGATTCTGCTGACCATGACCTCATGCTTATCAAGCTGAGTCATCCCCAAAAACTCAACAATCAGGTGAAGCTGGTGGTTCTGCCCAATACCACAGATGACAGAAGAGGGGAAAAGTGCACAGTctctggctggggctgggaatgGACGAATTCCG acCCAGAGCCTGATATCCAGATAAACCAGACTGTCTTTTGGTTCTCTAATGATGACTGCCAAGAGTCCCCTGTAAGACAAATTCCTGTTAAAATCACAGAGAACATGTTCTGTGCAGGATCATCTCTGGAGAACATACACACGTGCAAG GAATTAGCTGCTGCCCCAATCCTATGCCAGAATCAGCTCCATGGGATCCTATCTTGGTCAGCAGGATGTATTCTGAGAGGTGATATTGGCTACTACACCAGGGTATCCCACTATACAGACTGGATCCGCAAAGTCATCCACAGCAACTGA